In Stomoxys calcitrans chromosome 2, idStoCalc2.1, whole genome shotgun sequence, the following proteins share a genomic window:
- the LOC106089194 gene encoding transcription factor SPT20 homolog isoform X3 has translation MKNNITMDRNSSKLGNTENKEANKNDATATTTIINTPTITTTTTTSTTKDITTPMKGAASGGNTKEGSTASVGGSSSKMSTPASNSTSNPTNKPNKERNSNSNSMAMQKYNPNLRFIRQQVETPARNNSTSYLEMETEFPRDYDDNIEMLSRETEHLEEQFRTPTRTSGSELNSFFMVGPPTSASTRTNKTTPSPKVAKSKDNFSFNETDHINKSYGVDQNNKDIKVSANHQNKSAKRVGFKVEEKIEKQEAECSIIPIGVSQVTSVLESQRAVAEDGEGAGIEKLQEGKDQAIPVIAIESPQDDEAQKTAVEVPKLSSTVAPSLNALSSNALPTSSSATSLKDDDDEPVGVSPCGRFFKYDKEVGRGSFKTVYRGLDTETGVAVAWCELLDKQVKKSERKRFREEADMLKKLQHPNIVRFYTYWEFGVARKKNIVLVTELMLSGTLKSYLKRFKKINPKVLKSWCRQILKGLHFLHTRPLPIIHRDLKCDNIFITGTTGSVKIGDLGLATLKNRSHARSVIGTPEFMAPEMYEEHYDESVDVYAFGMCMLEMAVSEYPYSECKGPAQIYKKVISGIKPAAMSKVEDPKVKEIIEKCIELRKEDRPKCKDLLNSEFFEEDIGIRVEPISTEAFLNDPEIEVINFRLRYLDPKKRSSKHKENEAIQFEFNVKTDDCERVCEDMRLGNIITEEDAPAIVRLLKVQVFSLNKERVQRQTQFQLQNEKSRLEKIALQKQREMLPLNVEEEEEEDEGDSEEDEDGIKTGRHHHHQGNPQQQQQGQTQMQQQMQVTPMQVQVEDLNQQQPQQQQNYMQFQPQTADDQGMSPTTLNSQPQFYSPSMPASNQQQFSQQPQQQEYFPIQYNNMPQNVMQPPQSYSTPQQDNSCQGQNAQSITASNQHNLNHQHHQQIQAPTSNTYDNMNNSGQEQHNGINANEINTHQPQQQHFIQGEQNYQLNGNNDISNQHLNAQSLYEMAAAAATTASHGYDMNNQNMNVSRMYESSEQNVQQPTQNSHHQQQNNILVNGNNEYHHQQQIPQVNITNVDNNNTIQPKDFSSQETNNFSNITNSSAQDVVISSIDLPNANDYNTSNGPSSGESGVYTNSQMQQQLTHDAVSSTPVSSSTEDYGRRQQNNTANSSRKTSTASEYTSLSSDYSPDSTITMNSMSSGGQPQRSSSQYFDLNENGVINECARDMRKDDSGIGSIKNGLSSDKVSPPRENVNGNAKASANEGNNNTGSNPTPMVRKISRFYVNPVILPSSGSVATVGPPPSSSSSTSTSTSNIEPIPENNDGASENSNSNENTASESMGSTAATNGNANNNSLEQLKIELENITHAQAFASAIVASINNDNIQQQQQQQQQPHALVVYQDEEPIPNTAPLSSTRTSSTYNSRRTSLDNSGCSELQNVLTNIIECNDNSEPQQHTEATTTTTNGETVSRPSQGNEQHHSQKLSNSNSLDLPNVPQITSGGSVDSTITSNSIQPRTGGGGGLTQNSIADLEKKLAALRNSETSDESQISQQQQQQVATQQPQPSQMDTQQVNTNQHQQSSEKDVGSRRVSRFCVSRVQEQKPQEQQKQQQQQQGQQTHHMENPQPPLTTDITAISTGVTMPSNADTQSNIQQSSNAITNNNAATKPKRKSHDTSIEHLLPNTNYQQMAIAANANANAKAAAAATTATAVVLPLQDPSAQPQVLYNQPVAVQLQQHIQQQISRTAVLQQQIPAPAQVMMQVPSNLPTMPIQEPVLAPKQTILQATPQQPAGQPAIQQFVVQNVSNYKYQQQMGLQQQQMISDKASNNQMLQQPQQQIMQHQNMQPQPQQQLSLPFITPLGHQQMQQMPQQTNVLQQYQYVAAPPQTQMSNELVENPTRLAMSNQQDEPMSLAATHPNLLPTVIQSDIKHNLDSLVSQLCSTRLGSTQHQRLLLLRQRQLIEEDELRLKHYVEYEKFQKAMRQTTNDVVHPQQPYLYIQPTTINQQGYINFGNSLMGHHGAAAAVAQQHQQQQQQQQQQQQQQHILNANTTQTQTAMSASVQGYAVMLNPHQQLSMAPPQQQIAGQMTAIQQPQQFNQQLQLQQHQHAHQQQQEFQHHQQQQQLLLQQHQQQLHHLQAIQVIQPLSNPNPPRQSDMMPTDVVTLQKGDSAQQQQQ, from the exons AATGGATAGGAACAGCTCCAAACTGGGTAATACGGAGAATAAAGAAGCCAACAAGAATGATGCAACTGCGACGACGACCATCATCAACACCCCCACAAtcactaccaccaccaccacctccacaACAAAAGACATCACAACACCTATGAAAGGTGCAGCCTCAGGGGGTAATACAAAAGAAGGTTCCACCGCCAGTGTTGGCGGTAGCAGTAGTAAAATGTCAACACCCGCCTCAAATTCAACATCAAACCCTACGAACAAGCCGAACAAGGAGCGCAACTCAAATTCAAATTCCATGGCTATGCAGAAATATAATCCTAACTTGCGTTTCATACGCCAACAGGTGGAAACGCCGGCTCGCAACAACTCCACAAGTTACTTGGAAATGGAAACTGAATTTCCCAGAGACTATGATGACAACATTGAAATGCTATCCCGTGAAACGGAACATTTGGAGGAACAATTTCGCACGCCCACGCGTACCAGTGGCTCAGAATTGAATTCATTTTTTATGGTCGGGCCACCCACCTCGGCCTCAACTCGAACCAATAAGACTACACCTTCTCCCAAAGTTGCCAAATCCAAGGATAATTTCTCCTTCAACGAAACCGATCATATAAataaatcctatggggtggaTCAAAACAATAAAGACATCAAAGTTTCTGCGAACCACCAAAATAAAAGTGCCAAACGCGTGGGCTTTAAGGTagaggagaaaatcgaaaagcaGGAAGCGGAATGCAGTATCATACCAATAGGTGTTTCACAAGTGACAAGTGTTTTGGAGAGCCAACGTGCAGTCGCTGAGGATGGTGAAGGTGCTGGCATAGAAAAACTGCAAGAGGGCAAGGACCAAGCTATACCTGTTATAGCCATTGAAAGTCCCCAAGATGATGAAGCACAAAAAACCGCTGTAGAAGTTCCTAAATTATCGAGTACGGTGGCACCTTCTCTAAATGCACTATCCTCCAATGCATTGCCAACCAGCTCCTCAGCCACCTCGCTGAAAGACGATGACGACGAGCCAGTGGGTGTATCGCCCTGTGGCCGTTTTTTTAAGTATGACAAGGAGGTGGGTCGCGGCAGTTTCAAGACTGTGTATCGTGGCCTAGACACCGAAACAGGTGTGGCGGTGGCCTGGTGTGAATTGCTTGATAAGCAGGTAAAGAAAAGCGAACGCAAACGATTTCGCGAGGAAGCCGATATGCTGAAAAAGCTACAACACCCGAATATTGTGCGTTTCTATACCTATTGGGAATTTGGGGTGGCCCGCAAAAAGAATATTGTGCTCGTCACCGAGCTGATGCTATCGGGCACGTTGAAATCCTATCTGAAGCGTTTCAAAAAAATCAACCCCAAAGTCTTGAAGTCATGGTGTCGTCAGATCCTAAAAGGTTTGCATTTTCTGCACACCCGCCCTCTACCCATCATACATCGCGACTTGAAATGTGACAATATTTTCATAACGGGCACAACGGGAAGTGTAAAAATCGGCGATTTAGGTTTGGCCACGCTTAAAAACCGCTCACATGCCCGTTCCGTTATAGGCACCCCAGAATTCATGGCTCCTGAAATGTACGAGGAACACTATGACGAGTCGGTTGATGTCTATGCCTTTGGTATGTGCATGTTGGAGATGGCTGTCTCAGAATATCCCTACAGCGAGTGTAAGGGGCCAGCACAGATCTATAAGAAAGTCATATCTGGCATAAAGCCGGCCGCCATGAGCAAAGTGGAGGATCCCAAGGTCAAGGAGATCATTGAGAAGTGTATTGAGCTAAGAAAGGAAGATCGACCCAAATGCAAGGATTTGCTAAACTCTGAATTCTTCGAAGAAGACATAGGCATACGCGTTGAACCCATATCGACGGAGGCTTTTCTAAATGATCCCGAAATTGAGGTGATTAATTTTCGTTTGCGTTACTTGGATCCCAAGAAACGTTCGTCGAAGCACAAAGAAAACGAGGCCATACAATTCGAATTCAATGTCAAGACTGACGATTGCGAGCGTGTGTGCGAGGATATGCGTTTGGGCAATATCATCACCGAGGAAGACGCACCAGCCATAGTGCGTTTGCTTAAGGTGCAGGTGTTCTCGTTGAATAAGGAACGTGTGCAGCGTCAAACACAGTTTCAACTGCAAAACGAAAAATCTCGTTTGGAAAAGATTGCTTTGCAAAAGCAAAGGGAAATGTTACCACTCAATGTTGAGGAAGAGGAGGAAGAAGATGAGGGTGACTCGGAAGAAGATGAGGATGGCATAAAAACGGGTAGGCATCATCATCACCAAGGCAATcctcaacagcagcagcaagggCAGACTCAAATGCAACAACAAATGCAGGTTACTCCCATGCAAGTTCAAGTGGAGGATTTAAACCAACAACAGCCGCAGCAGCAACAAAATTATATGCAATTTCAGCCGCAGACTGCAGATGATCAGGGTATGTCCCCAACCACACTGAATTCACAGCCTCAATTCTATAGTCCCTCAATGCCAGCGTCCAATCAACAACAATTTAGccaacaaccacaacagcagGAGTATTTTCCCATACAGTATAACAACATGCCCCAAAATGTAATGCAACCACCACAGTCGTACTCTACACCTCAACAGGATAACAGTTGCCAAGGACAAAACGCCCAGTCCATAACAGCCTCTAACCAGCATAACCTAAATCATCAGCATCATCAGCAAATTCAAGCTCCAACTTCCAACACGTATGATAATATGAATAACTCTGGCCAAGAGCAACACAATGGTATCAACGCCAACGAGATAAATACGcatcaaccacaacaacaacatttcatACAAGGAGAACAAAATTATCAACTAAATGGAAACAACGATATTAGTAATCAACACCTAAACGCTCAGTCTCTCTATGAAATGGCAGCAGCGGCTGCAACTACAGCCTCCCATGGCTATGATATGAACAATCAGAATATGAATGTTTCCAGAATGTATGAGTCAAGTGAGCAAAATGTCCAACAGCCAACACAGAATAGCCATCATCAACAGCAGAACAACATCCTTGTTAATGGCAACAATGAGtatcatcaccaacaacaaatacCCCAAGTTAATATTACTAATGTGGACAACAACAACACGATACAGCCTAAGGACTTCTCCTCTCAGGAAACCAACAATTTCTCCAACATCACAAATTCTTCCGCACAAGATGTCGTCATTTCCAGCATTGATTTACCCAATGCCAATGACTATAATACATCCAATGGGCCAAGTTCTGGAGAATCTGGTGTCTATACAAACTCGCAAATGCAACAACAGTTAACGCATGATGCAGTTTCATCAACACCGGTCTCATCGTCAACGGAAGATTACGGCAGACGACAACAGAACAATACGGCTAATTCGTCACGCAAGACTAGCACAGCCTCGGAATATACATCACTCTCTTCGGATTATTCGCCTGACAGTACGATAACTATGAATTCCATGAGTTCAGGTGGGCAACCGCAAAGAAGTTCCAGTCAGTATTTCGATTTAAATGAGAATGGTGTGATCAATGAATGTGCCAGAGATATGCGGAAGGATGACAGTGGCATAGGTAGCATTAAGAATGGTCTTAGCTCTGACAAAGTGTCACCACCTAGGGAAAATGTCAATGGCAATGCGAAAGCGAGTGCGAATGAAGGCAATAATAACACTGGCAGCAATCCCACTCCCATGGTAAGAAAAATATCTAGATTTTATGTGAATCCCGTTATATTGCCCAGCAGTGGTAGTGTTGCTACTGTGGGGCCACCTCCGTCGTCTTCGTCTTCGACCTCGACCTCGACCTCAAACATAGAACCTATACCAGAAAATAATGATGGAGCTAGTGAAAACAGCAATTCCAATGAAAATACTGCCTCAGAATCCATGGGTTCGACAGCAGCTACAAATGGCAATGCCAACAACAATTCATTGGAACaattgaaaattgaattggaaaatATAACCCATGCCCAGGCATTTGCTTCGGCCATAGTGGCATCCATTAATAATGATAAtatacagcagcaacaacaacaacaacagcagccacATGCTTTGGTTGTATATCAGGATGAAGAGCCAATACCTAACACAGCTCCCTTAAGCTCTACACGCACATCTTCAACCTACAATTCAAGGAGAACCTCTTTGGACAACAGTGGTTGTAGTGAATTACAAAATGTTCTAACAAATATCATTGAGTGCAATGATAATTCAGAGCCACAACAGCACAcagaagcaacaacaacaacaacaaatggagAGACCGTATCTAGGCCCTCACAAGGCAATGAGCAACATCACAGCCAAAAACTTTCAAATTCCAATAGTTTGGATTTGCCCAATGTGCCACAAATAACTTCGGGTGGAAGTGTGGATTCCACCATAACGAGTAATTCAATACAACCTCGTACAGGAGGCGGTGGTGGTCTTACCCAAAACTCCATAGCTGATTTAGAAAAGAAGTTGGCTGCTCTCCGAAATTCTGAGACATCCGATGAATCACAAATttcacaacagcagcaacaacaagtgGCAACACAACAGCCACAACCTAGCCAAATGGATACACAGCAAGTAAATACAAACCAACATCAACAATCAAGTGAAAAGGATGTGGGATCACGTAGAGTATCTCGTTTTTGTGTCAGTCGAGTGCAGGAACAAAAACCGCAAGAACAACagaagcagcaacaacagcaacag GGGCAACAAACACATCATATGGAAAACCCTCAACCACCCTTGACCACAGatattacagcaatttcaacTGGAGTTACAATGCCATCTAATGCGGATACTCAAAGCAACATACAGCAGAGTTCGAATGCTATCACCAACAATAATGCCGCTACTAAGCCCAAAAGAAAATCTCATGATACTTCCATTGAGCATTTGCTACCGAATACGAATTATCAACAAATGGCCatagctgcaaatgcaaatgcaaatgcaaaagcaGCTGCAGCAGCCACAACCGCAACAGCGGTAGTTTTACCTCTACAAGATCCCTCGGCACAGCCTCAAGTTCTTTATAATCAACCGGTGGCTGTGCAATTGCAACAGCatattcaacaacaaatttctaGAACTGCAGTGCTACAGCAACAAATCCCTGCCCCCGCTCAAGTGATGATGCAAGTGCCGTCTAATTTACCAACAATGCCTATCCAAGAACCAGTTTTAGCACCAAAGCAAACAATTTTACAGGCTACTCCACAACAACCAGCCGGTCAACCAGCAATACAGCAATTTGTGGTGCAAAAtgtttcaaattataagtaCCAACAGCAAATGGGCTTGCAGCAACAGCAAATGATCTCCGATAAGGCATCAAATAAT CAGATGctgcaacaaccacaacaacaaatcaTGCAACACCAAAATATGCAGccgcaaccacaacaacaattaaGTTTGCCATTTATAACGCCACTAGGCCATCAGCAGATGCAGCAAATGCCGCAGCAAACAAATGTGCTGCAGCAATACCAATATGTTGCTGCACCCCCCCAAACACAAATGTCCAATGAACTGGTTGAGAATCCAACACGTTTAGCCATGTCCAACCAGCAAGATGAGCCTATGTCATTGGCCGCCACACATCCAAATTTATTGCCTACagtcatacaatcggatataaAACATAATTTGGATTCCCTGGTCAGCCAATTGTGTAGCACCCGTTTGGGTAGCACTCAGCACCAGCGTTTGCTGCTACTGCGTCAACGACAATTGATCGAAGAAGATGAGCTGCGGCTGAAACATTATGTTGAGTATGAGAAATTCCAAAAGGCCATGCGACAGACCACCAATGATGTTGTTCATCCACAGCAGCCGTATCTTTATAtacaacccaccaccataaaccaGCAGGGTTACATTAATTTTGGCAATAGTCTAATGGGCCATCATGGAGCGGCAGCTGCTGTTGcacaacaacatcagcagcaacagcagcagcagcaacaacaacaacagcaacagcatatACTAAATGCCAACACCACTCAAACGCAAACAGCCATGTCAGCATCTGTACAAGGTTATGCAGTAATGCTCAATCCCCACCAACAGTTGTCCATGGCTCCTCCGCAACAACAAATTGCAGGGCAAATGACCGCAATCCAACAACCGCAACAGTTTAATCAACAACTGCAATTGCAGCAGCATCAACATgcccaccaacaacaacaagagttccaacaccatcaacaacaacagcagttaTTGctgcaacaacaccaacaacaattaCATCATCTTCAAGCCATCCAAGTTATACAGCCACTATCAAATCCTAATCCTCCGAGACAGTCTGATATGATGCCAACAGACGTTGTCACACTTCAAAAGGGTGACAGcgcacaacaacagcaacaataa